A stretch of Pseudomonas taetrolens DNA encodes these proteins:
- a CDS encoding SfnB family sulfur acquisition oxidoreductase — MSLISKQVPVLRSDAEALSVARELAAHFKRDSALRDRERRLPHDELELFSHTGLWGITVPQTYGGAGVSNVTLAQVVALIAAADGSLGQIPQNHFYALEVLRVNGSPQQQARLYAEVLAGQRFGNALAEIGTKTAHDRTTHLAKAEHGYRITGRKFYATGALYAQRIPTSVVDDDGIQQLAFVPRDSDGLKVIDDWSGFGQRTTGSGSVIFDNVFVGAEDVIPFQSAFERPTPVGPLAQILHAAIDTGIARAAFEEALHFVRTKTRPWIDATSDVASEDPLTLKSFGQLSARLHAAEALLDRAGEFLDQAQIDTNATTVAAASIAVAQARAISTEVSLAAGSTLFELAGSQATLAEHGLDRHWRNARVHTLHDPVRWKYHAIGNYYLNDENPPLRGTI; from the coding sequence ATGTCACTGATATCCAAACAGGTCCCGGTATTGCGCAGCGATGCCGAGGCCTTGAGCGTAGCGCGTGAACTCGCCGCCCATTTCAAACGCGACAGCGCCCTGCGCGACCGTGAACGCCGCCTGCCCCATGACGAACTCGAACTGTTTTCCCACACGGGCCTGTGGGGCATTACTGTGCCCCAGACTTACGGCGGTGCCGGTGTCTCCAACGTCACCCTGGCACAAGTGGTCGCGCTGATTGCAGCAGCAGACGGCTCGCTGGGGCAAATTCCGCAAAACCATTTCTACGCACTTGAAGTACTGCGGGTAAACGGCAGCCCCCAGCAACAGGCGCGGCTGTATGCCGAAGTCCTGGCCGGTCAGCGCTTTGGCAATGCCCTGGCTGAAATCGGCACAAAAACCGCCCACGACCGCACCACGCATCTGGCCAAGGCCGAGCACGGCTATCGCATTACCGGCCGCAAGTTTTATGCAACCGGCGCACTTTACGCCCAGCGCATTCCGACTTCCGTGGTGGATGACGACGGCATTCAGCAACTGGCGTTTGTGCCTCGCGACAGCGACGGGCTAAAGGTTATCGATGACTGGAGCGGTTTTGGTCAACGCACCACTGGCAGCGGCTCGGTCATCTTCGACAACGTCTTTGTCGGCGCAGAAGACGTGATCCCGTTTCAAAGTGCCTTCGAGCGCCCGACACCCGTGGGGCCGCTGGCGCAGATTCTGCACGCCGCCATAGATACCGGCATCGCCCGAGCGGCCTTTGAAGAGGCCTTGCACTTTGTACGCACCAAAACCCGCCCATGGATCGACGCTACAAGTGATGTGGCCAGTGAAGATCCCCTGACCCTCAAAAGCTTCGGCCAGCTCAGCGCCCGCTTGCATGCGGCCGAAGCCTTGCTGGACCGCGCCGGCGAATTTCTCGACCAGGCCCAGATCGACACCAACGCCACGACCGTAGCTGCCGCTTCGATTGCCGTCGCGCAAGCCCGCGCCATCAGCACCGAGGTCTCACTGGCCGCTGGCAGCACCCTGTTTGAACTGGCCGGCAGCCAGGCCACCCTGGCCGAACACGGCCTTGATCGGCACTGGCGCAATGCCCGGGTCCATACGTTGCACGACCCGGTGCGCTGGAAGTACCACGCCATCGGCAATTACTACCTCAACGATGAAAACCCGCCACTGCGGGGCACCATCTGA
- a CDS encoding SfnB family sulfur acquisition oxidoreductase, producing MSNLANAHLQSDLDVAPPLLDAHILRTDTEALEAARTLAASAREHAARRDQQRSLPWSQVEAFTRSGLGSISIPREFGGPQVSFVTLAEVFATISAADPALGQIPQNQVGILHLILNTATQAQKEQLFSSVLQGWRIGNAGPERGSKNTLDLKARISAEGDEFVINGQKFYSTGALFAHWIAVKALNEDGKQVIAFVRRGTPGLRVVDDWSGFGQRTTASGTVLLNNVPVEAQWVVENWRLNETPNIQGAVSQLIQAAIDVGIARGAITDTISFVRERSRPWVDAKVDRNSHDPYVIADIGKLKVELHAAEALLRKAGRVLDEVSAAPIDAQAAARASIAVAEAKVLSTEVSLLASEKLFELAGSRATLAEFNLDRHWRNARVHTLHDPVRWKYHAIGAYRLKGTLPARHSWI from the coding sequence ATGTCCAATTTGGCGAACGCACACCTGCAAAGCGACCTGGATGTCGCCCCACCGTTGCTCGACGCGCATATCCTGCGCACCGACACCGAAGCCCTTGAAGCCGCCCGCACCCTGGCTGCCAGCGCACGTGAGCACGCCGCCAGGCGCGACCAGCAGCGAAGCCTGCCGTGGTCGCAGGTCGAGGCGTTTACCCGCAGCGGCCTGGGCAGCATTTCCATTCCACGCGAATTTGGCGGGCCTCAGGTGTCATTCGTGACCCTGGCTGAAGTGTTCGCGACCATCTCGGCGGCCGACCCAGCGCTGGGGCAGATCCCGCAAAATCAGGTGGGTATCCTGCACCTGATTTTGAATACCGCAACTCAGGCGCAAAAAGAACAACTGTTCAGCAGCGTGTTGCAAGGTTGGCGCATCGGCAATGCAGGGCCTGAACGCGGCAGCAAAAATACCCTCGATTTAAAAGCACGTATCTCCGCTGAAGGCGATGAGTTCGTTATCAACGGCCAAAAGTTCTACTCCACAGGTGCATTGTTCGCCCACTGGATTGCCGTCAAGGCGCTTAACGAAGACGGCAAGCAAGTGATCGCCTTTGTACGTCGTGGTACACCCGGCCTGCGCGTCGTCGATGACTGGTCAGGCTTTGGCCAGCGCACCACCGCCAGCGGTACCGTGTTGCTCAATAACGTACCGGTTGAAGCCCAATGGGTAGTGGAGAACTGGCGCCTCAACGAGACCCCGAATATTCAAGGCGCCGTGTCACAACTGATCCAGGCCGCCATCGATGTGGGCATCGCCCGCGGCGCGATCACCGACACCATCAGCTTTGTACGCGAGCGCTCCCGCCCCTGGGTGGACGCCAAGGTCGACCGCAATAGCCATGACCCGTATGTGATCGCCGATATCGGCAAACTGAAAGTCGAACTGCACGCCGCCGAAGCGTTGCTGCGCAAGGCCGGACGGGTACTGGACGAAGTCAGCGCCGCACCGATTGATGCGCAGGCCGCCGCCCGGGCGTCGATTGCAGTGGCCGAAGCCAAAGTGCTGAGCACCGAAGTCTCACTGCTGGCCAGCGAAAAGCTCTTCGAACTGGCCGGCAGCCGCGCCACTCTCGCCGAATTCAACCTCGACCGGCACTGGCGCAACGCACGGGTTCATACCCTGCACGACCCGGTGCGCTGGAAGTACCACGCCATTGGTGCGTATCGCCTCAAGGGCACATTGCCTGCACGGCATTCCTGGATCTGA
- a CDS encoding SdiA-regulated domain-containing protein gives MATTPQTPPVRRVSRFNLRWYYWLLLLGAVFYGIASVMHWDDRGVLWVLEGFESPTEQSESVWLPDYTAVIDAKPLPGLEDDEASDLAYNPATKTLFSVMGKNPFLVELSLEGDVLRKIPLQGWSNPEGVTVMENGLLAIVDERDHMLTVVKVDAETQNLNMADFPSYDLGVSKDQNKAFEAIAWDPRRQQLLLGEERPPALYVWKSNGSQTLTGNKQKLSSDELDLRNLSALSIDPRTGHTLVLSADSHMLLELDELGEQVSFMTLLRGFNGLKNTIPRAEGVATDEHGTLYMVSEPNLFYRFEKAAK, from the coding sequence ATGGCCACCACGCCTCAAACGCCCCCCGTACGCCGAGTTTCCCGTTTTAACCTGCGCTGGTATTACTGGCTGTTGCTGCTGGGTGCAGTGTTTTATGGGATAGCTTCCGTCATGCATTGGGATGACCGGGGCGTGTTATGGGTGCTGGAGGGCTTCGAGAGCCCGACAGAACAGAGTGAAAGCGTTTGGTTGCCCGACTACACGGCAGTCATTGATGCCAAGCCGTTGCCGGGCCTGGAAGATGACGAAGCCTCGGACCTTGCTTACAACCCCGCCACCAAAACGCTATTTTCAGTGATGGGCAAAAATCCGTTTCTGGTTGAGTTGTCACTCGAGGGTGACGTGCTGCGCAAGATTCCACTCCAGGGCTGGAGCAATCCGGAAGGCGTGACCGTGATGGAGAATGGCCTGCTGGCCATTGTCGATGAGCGTGATCACATGCTGACCGTGGTGAAAGTCGATGCCGAGACTCAAAACCTGAACATGGCTGACTTTCCGAGTTACGACCTGGGCGTTTCCAAGGACCAGAACAAAGCCTTTGAAGCCATTGCCTGGGATCCGCGTCGCCAGCAATTACTGCTGGGAGAGGAGCGTCCACCCGCCTTGTATGTGTGGAAAAGCAATGGCAGCCAGACCCTCACCGGCAACAAGCAAAAATTATCCAGCGATGAGCTGGACCTGAGAAACCTGTCGGCCTTGAGTATTGATCCGCGTACCGGGCATACGCTGGTGCTGTCGGCAGATTCGCACATGCTTCTCGAACTCGATGAATTGGGCGAACAAGTGAGCTTCATGACGTTGTTGCGAGGCTTCAATGGTCTTAAAAACACCATCCCGCGTGCTGAGGGGGTGGCAACTGACGAACACGGCACGCTCTACATGGTGAGCGAGCCCAACCTGTTTTATCGCTTCGAGAAGGCCGCCAAGTAA
- a CDS encoding SdiA-regulated domain-containing protein, which produces MHRVSRLTVFLVCVILAALVAAGMAAQHYRFFERTWFNINQQWQSIDPAAINLGEYQVVVQGRAIEGLEDDVSALTYDPLRKSLFTVTNKKAELIELSLDGKILRRIPLVGFGDAEAVEFIGENTYVITDERQQRLIKVRVDDSTRFLDAVDAEQLTLGLNLAGNKGFEGLAYDSAGKRLFVAKERDPMLIYEVRGFPHDNPQEPYATHVVTNPRRDARLFVRDLSSLQFDERSGHLLALSDESKLLLELDVEGRPISTLSLKKGRHGLTKSVPQAEGIAMDDEGAVYVVSEPNLFYVFKKP; this is translated from the coding sequence ATGCACCGTGTCAGTCGCCTCACCGTTTTTCTTGTTTGCGTGATTCTTGCGGCCTTGGTCGCTGCAGGAATGGCGGCCCAGCACTACCGCTTCTTCGAGCGGACGTGGTTCAACATCAACCAGCAATGGCAATCCATCGACCCGGCAGCGATCAACCTCGGCGAATATCAGGTCGTGGTGCAGGGTCGCGCCATTGAGGGTCTGGAAGACGATGTGTCGGCGCTGACCTACGACCCGCTGCGCAAAAGCCTGTTTACCGTCACCAATAAAAAAGCCGAGCTGATCGAACTGTCCCTCGACGGGAAAATTCTGCGGCGTATTCCGTTGGTCGGGTTTGGTGATGCTGAAGCGGTGGAGTTCATTGGTGAGAACACCTATGTGATCACCGATGAACGCCAGCAGCGGCTGATTAAAGTGCGGGTTGATGACAGCACGCGGTTTCTCGATGCGGTTGATGCCGAGCAACTGACGCTGGGGCTCAATTTGGCGGGTAACAAAGGCTTTGAAGGTCTGGCCTATGATTCGGCCGGCAAACGCCTGTTTGTGGCCAAAGAGCGCGATCCGATGCTGATTTACGAAGTGCGCGGCTTCCCCCACGATAACCCGCAAGAGCCTTACGCCACCCATGTGGTGACCAACCCCCGGCGCGATGCCCGATTGTTTGTACGCGATTTGTCGAGTTTGCAGTTCGACGAGCGCAGCGGTCATTTGCTGGCGCTGTCGGATGAGTCGAAGTTACTGCTGGAACTGGATGTAGAAGGGCGCCCCATCAGCACGCTGTCGCTGAAAAAAGGCCGGCACGGCTTGACGAAGTCAGTGCCGCAAGCGGAAGGCATCGCGATGGACGATGAGGGAGCGGTTTACGTGGTGAGTGAGCCGAATCTGTTTTACGTATTCAAAAAACCCTAA
- the rpiA gene encoding ribose-5-phosphate isomerase RpiA, with amino-acid sequence MTQDQLKQAVAQAAVDFILPKLDDKSIVGVGTGSTANCFIDALALHKGAFDGAVASSEATAARLKGHGIPVYELNTVSDLEFYVDGADESDENLNLIKGGGAALTREKIVAAVAKTFICIADGSKLVPVLGAFPLPVEVIPMARSHVARELVKLGGDPVYREGVVTDNGNIIIDVFNMQITNPVELERQINAIVGVVTNGLFAARPADLLLLGTAEGVKTLTK; translated from the coding sequence ATGACCCAGGATCAACTCAAACAGGCCGTAGCCCAGGCTGCTGTCGACTTCATCCTTCCAAAGCTGGATGACAAGAGCATCGTCGGGGTCGGTACCGGCTCCACAGCCAACTGCTTCATCGACGCGCTGGCGCTGCACAAGGGCGCATTCGACGGCGCAGTGGCGAGCTCCGAAGCCACCGCTGCCCGTCTCAAGGGTCACGGTATTCCGGTGTATGAGCTGAACACCGTCAGCGACCTGGAGTTCTACGTGGATGGCGCCGATGAAAGCGACGAAAACCTGAACCTGATCAAAGGCGGTGGCGCAGCCCTGACCCGCGAGAAAATCGTCGCGGCGGTGGCCAAAACCTTTATCTGCATCGCCGACGGCAGCAAACTGGTGCCGGTGCTGGGTGCGTTTCCGCTGCCTGTTGAAGTGATCCCGATGGCCCGCAGCCACGTAGCCCGCGAGCTGGTGAAGCTGGGCGGCGACCCGGTTTACCGCGAAGGCGTGGTGACTGACAACGGCAACATCATCATCGACGTATTCAACATGCAGATCACCAACCCGGTTGAACTGGAGCGTCAAATCAACGCCATCGTCGGCGTCGTGACCAACGGCTTGTTCGCCGCACGCCCGGCTGACCTGCTGTTGCTGGGCACGGCTGAAGGCGTAAAAACCCTGACCAAGTAA
- the ilvA gene encoding threonine ammonia-lyase, biosynthetic, with product MLEQYVKKILTSRVYDVAVETPLQTANQLTQRLGNQILLKREDLQPVYSFKIRGAYNKLMHLSDAERACGVVTASAGNHAQGLALAAKKLGVKATIVMPKTTPEIKVEGVRSRGGIVVLHGDTFPEALAYSLQLVEKEGYVYVHPYDDPHTIAGQGTVAMEILRQHPAPLDAIFVPVGGGGLIAGIAAYVKYLRPDIKVIGVEPDDSNCLQAAMAAGERVVLPTVGIFADGVAVAQIGQHTFDICKNYVDEVITVSTDEICAAIKDIFDDTRSITEPAGALGVAGIKKYVEQRGVRGQTLVAIDSGANVNFDRLRHVAERAELGEGREAIIAVTIPEEAGSFKAFCQAIGKRQITEFNYRYHTGSEAHIFVGVQTHPENDPRRALLASLAEQGFPVVDLTENELAKLHIRHMVGGHAAKVSDELLFRFEFPERPGALFNFLNKLGGRWNISMFHYRNHGAADGRVMAGLQVPAEERHLVPAALAEIGYPYWDETDNPAYQLFLG from the coding sequence ATGCTCGAACAGTACGTTAAGAAGATCCTCACCTCGCGCGTTTATGACGTAGCCGTTGAAACCCCTCTGCAAACCGCCAATCAGCTCACGCAGCGGTTGGGCAACCAGATTCTGCTCAAGCGCGAAGATCTGCAGCCGGTGTACTCGTTCAAGATTCGCGGCGCTTACAACAAACTGATGCACTTGAGTGATGCCGAACGGGCCTGCGGTGTCGTCACGGCATCGGCGGGTAACCATGCACAGGGCCTGGCCCTGGCGGCCAAGAAGCTGGGGGTCAAGGCCACCATCGTCATGCCCAAGACCACGCCCGAGATCAAGGTCGAAGGCGTACGTTCCCGCGGCGGTATTGTGGTGCTGCACGGCGACACGTTCCCCGAAGCCCTGGCCTACTCGCTGCAACTGGTCGAGAAAGAAGGCTACGTGTACGTTCACCCGTACGATGACCCGCACACCATTGCCGGGCAGGGCACGGTCGCGATGGAAATTCTGCGCCAGCACCCGGCACCACTCGATGCGATTTTCGTCCCGGTGGGCGGTGGCGGTCTGATCGCCGGGATTGCCGCCTACGTGAAATACCTGCGCCCGGACATCAAGGTCATTGGTGTTGAACCGGATGACTCCAACTGCCTGCAAGCCGCAATGGCTGCTGGCGAACGGGTGGTGTTGCCGACCGTGGGGATTTTTGCCGACGGTGTGGCCGTGGCACAGATTGGCCAGCACACCTTTGATATCTGCAAAAACTACGTGGACGAAGTCATCACGGTCAGCACTGACGAGATCTGTGCGGCGATCAAGGATATTTTCGACGACACGCGTTCGATCACTGAGCCGGCCGGCGCTCTGGGTGTGGCCGGGATCAAGAAGTATGTCGAGCAACGCGGTGTGCGTGGCCAGACGCTGGTGGCCATCGACTCGGGGGCTAACGTCAACTTCGATCGCTTGCGCCATGTAGCCGAGCGTGCCGAGCTGGGTGAAGGCCGTGAAGCGATCATCGCCGTGACCATCCCTGAAGAGGCGGGCAGCTTCAAGGCGTTCTGCCAGGCCATCGGCAAGCGTCAGATCACTGAATTCAACTATCGCTACCACACCGGCAGCGAAGCCCACATTTTTGTCGGTGTGCAAACCCATCCCGAGAATGACCCGCGCCGCGCGCTGCTCGCCAGCCTGGCGGAACAAGGCTTCCCGGTGGTTGACCTGACCGAGAACGAACTGGCCAAGTTGCATATCCGGCATATGGTCGGTGGACACGCGGCGAAGGTCAGCGATGAGCTGCTGTTCCGTTTCGAGTTCCCTGAGCGCCCGGGCGCACTGTTCAACTTCCTCAACAAGCTGGGAGGACGCTGGAATATTTCAATGTTCCATTACCGGAACCACGGTGCGGCCGACGGTCGTGTGATGGCCGGCTTGCAGGTGCCTGCTGAAGAGCGCCATCTGGTGCCGGCGGCGCTGGCTGAAATTGGCTACCCGTACTGGGATGAAACCGATAACCCGGCTTATCAGCTGTTTCTTGGCTGA
- a CDS encoding DUF2269 family protein, producing the protein METFAALKLVHGVSTLLLFVSAIVLLVWVVRRWRAGDKDLSGGVVRRPWGFVWALMGLCLLVLPVSGWFLVHLAGWPLSQLWLLAGSSLYLLGGLSWLWLVVRLNRQRLGRVAKHPRFTWVLVVFCAICFIAIAGLMGAKPV; encoded by the coding sequence ATGGAAACGTTCGCAGCATTAAAGCTGGTTCATGGCGTGTCGACACTGCTGCTGTTTGTCAGCGCCATCGTTTTGCTTGTCTGGGTAGTTCGTCGTTGGCGGGCCGGTGATAAAGACCTGTCGGGCGGCGTGGTGCGGCGTCCGTGGGGATTTGTCTGGGCTCTGATGGGGCTGTGTCTGTTGGTACTGCCGGTGAGTGGCTGGTTTTTGGTGCATCTGGCGGGCTGGCCATTGAGTCAGTTGTGGCTGCTGGCGGGCAGCAGTTTGTATCTGCTGGGCGGCCTGAGCTGGCTGTGGCTGGTGGTGCGTCTTAATCGGCAGCGGCTGGGACGTGTGGCCAAGCACCCGCGCTTTACCTGGGTGCTGGTGGTTTTTTGCGCCATTTGCTTTATCGCCATCGCCGGGCTGATGGGCGCCAAACCGGTGTAA
- a CDS encoding histidinol-phosphatase gives MRLALFDLDNTLLGGDSDHAWGDYLCQRGILDGDAYKARNDAFYQDYLAGKLDNAAYLNFSMEIFGLHDMAQLDQWHREFMRDCIEPIMLPKAQALLTQHREAGDLLVIITATNRVVTGPIAKRLGVEHLIATECEVVDGRYTGRSTDIPCFREGKVTRLNRWLEETGYSLADSYFYSDSMNDLPLLEQVTHAVAVDPDENLRAEAVKRGWPVISLRD, from the coding sequence ATGCGTCTGGCTTTATTCGACTTGGACAACACCCTTCTGGGCGGCGACAGCGATCACGCATGGGGCGATTACCTGTGCCAGCGGGGCATTCTCGATGGCGACGCCTACAAGGCCCGCAACGATGCCTTTTACCAGGATTACCTGGCCGGAAAGCTGGACAACGCGGCGTATCTTAATTTCAGCATGGAAATCTTTGGCCTCCATGACATGGCTCAACTGGATCAATGGCACCGCGAATTCATGCGCGATTGCATCGAGCCCATCATGTTGCCCAAAGCACAGGCCTTGCTGACTCAGCACCGTGAAGCCGGCGACCTGCTGGTGATTATCACCGCCACCAACCGCGTAGTCACCGGCCCGATCGCTAAACGCCTGGGCGTGGAACACCTGATTGCCACGGAATGCGAAGTCGTCGACGGCCGCTATACCGGGCGCAGCACAGACATACCGTGCTTCCGTGAAGGCAAGGTGACACGCCTGAACCGCTGGCTCGAAGAAACCGGCTACAGCCTCGCTGACAGCTACTTCTACAGTGACTCAATGAACGATCTGCCGCTGCTGGAGCAAGTGACCCATGCGGTGGCGGTAGACCCTGACGAGAATCTGCGGGCCGAGGCCGTGAAGCGCGGCTGGCCGGTGATTTCACTGCGCGACTAA
- a CDS encoding RNA pyrophosphohydrolase translates to MIDPDGFRPNVGIILTNDAGQVLWARRINQEAWQFPQGGINPDETPEDALYRELNEEVGLEREDVEILACTRGWLRYRLPQRLVRTHSQPLCIGQKQKWFLLRLISNEQRVRMDLTGKPEFDGWRWVSYWYPLGQVVTFKREVYRRALKELAPRLLTRA, encoded by the coding sequence GTGATCGACCCCGATGGTTTCCGTCCTAATGTCGGGATTATTCTGACAAATGATGCTGGTCAGGTACTTTGGGCTCGCCGTATCAATCAAGAAGCGTGGCAGTTTCCACAGGGCGGTATCAACCCTGATGAGACGCCGGAAGACGCCTTGTACCGTGAGCTGAACGAAGAAGTTGGCCTTGAACGCGAAGATGTAGAAATACTCGCCTGCACGCGAGGCTGGTTGCGTTATCGTTTGCCGCAACGGCTGGTCCGTACCCACAGTCAACCGCTGTGCATCGGCCAGAAGCAAAAGTGGTTTTTGCTGCGCCTGATCTCTAACGAGCAGCGGGTGCGGATGGATTTGACCGGTAAACCGGAATTCGATGGCTGGCGTTGGGTCAGCTATTGGTATCCGTTGGGCCAGGTGGTGACATTCAAGCGCGAGGTCTATCGTCGCGCTCTCAAAGAGCTTGCCCCGCGCCTTTTAACGCGCGCCTGA
- the ptsP gene encoding phosphoenolpyruvate--protein phosphotransferase, which translates to MLNTLRKIVQEVNAAKDLKAALGIIVLRVKEAMSSQVCSVYLLDPETNRFVLMATEGLNKRSIGKVSMAPNEGLVGLVGTREEPLNLENAADHPRYRYFAETGEERYASFLGAPIIHHRRVVGVLVIQQKERRQFDEGEEAFLVTMSAQLAGVIAHAEATGSIRGLGRQGKGIQEAKFVGVPGSPGAAVGTAVVMLPPADLDVVPDKTITDIPAELKLFKTALEGVRNDMRALSTKLASQLRPEEQALFDVYLMMLDDASLGSEVKNVIKTGQWAQGALRQVVTDHVNRFELMDDAYLRERASDVRDLGRRLLAYLQHDRQQTMVYPDNTILISEELTATMLGEVPEGKLAGLVSVLGSGNSHVAILARAMGIPTVMGLVDLPYSKVDGIQMIVDGYHGEVYTNPSEVLRKQYAEVVEEERQLSQGLDALRELPCITPDGHRMPLWVNTGLLADVARAQQRGAEGVGLYRTEVPFMINQRFPSEKEQLAIYREQLAAFHPQPVTMRSLDIGGDKSLSYFPIKEDNPFLGWRGIRVTLDHPEIFLVQARAMLKASEGLNNLRILLPMISGTHELEEALHLLHRAWGEVRDEGTDVPMPPIGVMIEIPAAVYQTKELARQVDFLSVGSNDLTQYLLAVDRNNPRVADLYDYLHPAVLQALQSVVRDAHAEGKPASICGEMAGDPAAAILLMAMGFDSLSMNATNLPKVKWMLRQVSLSRAKEILAEVMTIDNPQVIRSTVQLALKNMGLTRMMNPAAIKPY; encoded by the coding sequence ATGCTCAATACGCTGCGCAAGATCGTCCAGGAAGTTAACGCCGCCAAGGATCTCAAGGCGGCGTTGGGGATTATTGTGTTGCGCGTCAAAGAGGCTATGAGCAGCCAGGTCTGCTCGGTCTATTTGCTTGATCCAGAGACCAACCGTTTTGTCCTGATGGCCACCGAGGGCTTGAACAAGCGCTCGATCGGTAAAGTCAGCATGGCGCCCAACGAAGGCCTGGTCGGCCTTGTGGGCACGCGTGAAGAACCTCTGAACCTCGAAAACGCCGCCGATCACCCGCGTTATCGTTACTTCGCCGAAACCGGTGAGGAGCGCTATGCCTCATTCCTCGGCGCGCCGATCATCCACCACCGCCGTGTGGTCGGGGTATTGGTCATCCAGCAAAAGGAACGCCGTCAGTTCGATGAGGGCGAAGAAGCCTTCCTGGTGACCATGAGCGCCCAGTTGGCAGGGGTTATCGCCCACGCCGAAGCCACGGGCTCGATTCGCGGCCTGGGGCGTCAGGGCAAGGGCATCCAGGAGGCCAAGTTCGTCGGCGTACCCGGTTCACCTGGTGCTGCGGTGGGTACGGCGGTGGTCATGTTGCCCCCGGCCGATCTGGACGTTGTTCCCGATAAAACCATCACTGACATTCCCGCCGAGCTGAAACTGTTCAAAACGGCCCTCGAAGGCGTGCGCAATGACATGCGTGCCCTGTCGACCAAGCTCGCGTCCCAGTTGCGGCCCGAAGAGCAGGCGCTGTTCGATGTCTACCTGATGATGCTCGATGACGCATCGCTGGGCAGCGAAGTCAAAAATGTCATCAAGACCGGCCAGTGGGCCCAGGGCGCGCTGCGGCAGGTAGTGACGGACCACGTCAATCGTTTTGAGCTGATGGACGATGCCTACCTGCGTGAGCGGGCCTCGGATGTTCGCGACCTCGGGCGGCGTCTGCTGGCGTATTTGCAGCATGATCGCCAGCAAACCATGGTCTATCCCGACAACACCATTCTGATCAGCGAGGAGCTGACGGCGACCATGCTGGGTGAGGTGCCTGAAGGCAAGCTCGCGGGCCTGGTGTCGGTATTGGGGTCGGGTAACTCCCACGTGGCGATTCTGGCCCGTGCAATGGGCATCCCGACGGTGATGGGCCTGGTCGACCTGCCGTACTCCAAGGTCGACGGCATTCAGATGATCGTCGACGGTTATCACGGCGAGGTCTACACCAACCCCAGCGAAGTGTTGCGCAAGCAGTACGCTGAAGTCGTCGAAGAAGAGCGTCAGCTGTCCCAGGGCCTTGATGCGTTGCGTGAGCTGCCGTGCATCACCCCTGACGGGCATCGCATGCCGTTGTGGGTCAACACCGGCCTGCTGGCTGATGTAGCGCGTGCGCAACAGCGCGGCGCAGAAGGCGTGGGTCTGTACCGCACTGAAGTGCCGTTCATGATCAACCAGCGCTTTCCGAGCGAAAAGGAGCAGCTGGCGATTTATCGCGAGCAACTCGCCGCCTTCCATCCGCAACCGGTGACGATGCGCAGCCTGGACATTGGCGGCGACAAGTCACTGTCGTATTTCCCGATCAAAGAAGACAACCCGTTCCTCGGCTGGCGCGGGATCCGTGTCACCCTCGACCACCCCGAAATTTTTCTGGTTCAGGCCCGGGCCATGCTCAAGGCCAGTGAAGGCCTGAACAACCTGCGTATTTTGCTGCCGATGATCTCCGGCACCCACGAACTTGAAGAAGCGCTGCACCTGCTGCACCGCGCCTGGGGTGAAGTGCGTGACGAAGGAACCGATGTGCCGATGCCTCCGATCGGGGTGATGATCGAAATTCCGGCAGCGGTGTACCAGACCAAGGAACTGGCGCGCCAGGTGGACTTCCTGTCTGTGGGTTCCAACGACTTGACCCAATACCTGTTGGCCGTCGATCGCAACAACCCGCGGGTCGCCGATTTGTACGATTACCTGCACCCGGCCGTGCTGCAAGCCCTGCAATCGGTGGTGCGCGATGCCCATGCCGAAGGCAAGCCTGCGAGTATCTGCGGGGAAATGGCGGGTGATCCGGCCGCGGCGATCCTGCTGATGGCCATGGGTTTCGACAGCCTGTCGATGAACGCCACCAACTTGCCAAAAGTGAAATGGATGCTGCGCCAGGTCAGCCTGAGCCGTGCGAAGGAAATCCTGGCCGAAGTCATGACCATCGATAACCCGCAGGTGATTCGCAGTACCGTGCAACTGGCCCTGAAAAACATGGGCCTGACCCGGATGATGAATCCGGCGGCAATCAAGCCGTATTAG